The following coding sequences lie in one Nitrospirota bacterium genomic window:
- a CDS encoding YkvA family protein gives MLNRLGQSGREIKREAAVYQLVLRDPRTPRLARWLLAGAIGYAALPFDLIPDFIPIIGHLDDVVIVPGLLALALKMIPPQVVEDCRARSCGGPSAPPPA, from the coding sequence GTGCTGAACCGGCTAGGGCAATCGGGCCGCGAGATCAAGCGCGAAGCGGCCGTGTATCAGCTTGTGCTGCGCGATCCCCGGACCCCTCGGTTGGCCAGGTGGCTGCTCGCGGGCGCGATCGGGTATGCAGCCCTGCCGTTCGATCTCATCCCCGACTTCATCCCGATCATCGGCCATCTTGATGATGTGGTGATTGTGCCGGGTCTCCTTGCGCTGGCACTGAAGATGATCCCTCCGCAGGTCGTCGAGGACTGCCGCGCGCGGTCCTGCGGAGGGCCATCGGCGCCCCCACCCGCCTGA
- a CDS encoding methyltransferase domain-containing protein encodes MSIKPFDPVQYKAAQKQDWSNVAAGWKKWWKTMEQSARPASDRLVELAALKPGHQVLDVATGIGEPAVTAARKVGPTGQVIATDQAPQMLAIGRERAAELGLANVEFREADAETLDFVQQSFDAILSRWGLMFLPNLSGALTRMHRLLKPGGRLAAAVWGPPPKVPFISLAMGTVRQQLQLPPPPPDVPGPFSLADVGVLERAFAQAGFREVRSEPLVLTFEWPSAEDYTRFQQDIAAPILALVAKEPPERQAAVWRAITEAARQHAGADGRVRMAGEAICVVAQR; translated from the coding sequence ATGTCCATCAAACCCTTCGATCCTGTCCAATACAAAGCCGCGCAGAAGCAGGACTGGAGCAACGTCGCGGCCGGCTGGAAGAAGTGGTGGAAGACGATGGAGCAGAGCGCGAGGCCGGCGAGCGACCGGTTGGTGGAGCTGGCCGCGCTCAAGCCCGGCCACCAGGTGCTGGACGTGGCTACCGGCATCGGGGAGCCGGCCGTCACGGCGGCGCGAAAGGTCGGCCCGACCGGCCAGGTCATCGCCACCGACCAGGCACCGCAGATGCTGGCCATCGGGCGGGAGCGGGCCGCCGAGCTGGGGCTCGCCAACGTCGAGTTCCGGGAGGCGGACGCCGAAACGCTGGACTTTGTGCAGCAGAGTTTCGACGCGATCCTCTCCCGCTGGGGGCTGATGTTCCTGCCGAATCTGTCCGGAGCCCTGACGCGGATGCACCGGCTGCTGAAGCCGGGCGGGCGGCTGGCCGCGGCGGTCTGGGGGCCGCCGCCGAAAGTGCCCTTCATCAGTCTGGCCATGGGGACGGTCCGGCAGCAGTTGCAGCTCCCGCCGCCCCCGCCGGACGTGCCCGGTCCCTTCAGCCTGGCGGACGTGGGCGTCCTGGAACGGGCGTTCGCGCAGGCCGGCTTCCGCGAGGTCCGGAGCGAGCCGCTGGTCCTGACCTTCGAGTGGCCTTCGGCGGAGGACTACACCCGCTTTCAGCAGGACATCGCGGCGCCGATCCTCGCGCTGGTCGCCAAGGAGCCGCCGGAGCGGCAGGCTGCGGTCTGGCGCGCGATCACAGAGGCGGCCCGGCAGCACGCCGGCGCGGACGGACGGGTCAGGATGGCGGGCGAGGCGATCTGCGTGGTTGCACAACGCTGA
- the dnaX gene encoding DNA polymerase III subunit gamma/tau — protein MEYQVSARKYRPGTFESVIGQPHVVQTLVNAITTKRIAHAFLFSGTRGVGKTTVARILAKALNCERGPTAAPCDVCPNCQEIAQGTSVDVIEIDGASNTGVDDVREIRENVKFTPFRGQYRVYIIDEVHMLSNSAFNALLKTLEEPPAHVVFIFATTEIHKIPATILSRCQHYNFRRIPRTEIIQRLRHVAAEEGLQVEDRSLAAIARSSEGSMRDALSLLDQAVAFGGKAIRHGDLEVLLGAVPQEHVRAMIAAIVAQDSPAAVRVVAELLDQGHDLRAYCADLVEHVRNLLVAAVVPAGEQAQGLQGLIDLPPEEIRQIAADAGSFSPEQLQELFRLFSQAEDSLRLSSQPRFVLEVAAVRATRLLRHAGTAPSASAITGPARPAASSPAATPQKPGGPPAARQAAPASAPMQGQPQEKAREVPFGAKPAGTTNPPASKTEFVAGTKPAPHPAAAPNPAPARAGLGEAPPAVTRPPAAGPPKDSKPIVKAPSQAAVQKAEPPVSLQWEQVVERMEHQHPSLAPFMAQGTFLPVQGSQVTIGYPRTASVAFARMQREDSLRTVAAICSELAGRPVQIRVVELTDGQAAGPSLAQARAARERDQKQALLERTKSHPLVRQALSTFGGELADVRHVSSRKESTE, from the coding sequence ATGGAGTATCAGGTCTCTGCGAGAAAGTACCGGCCGGGCACGTTCGAGTCCGTGATCGGCCAGCCGCACGTCGTGCAGACCCTGGTCAACGCGATCACGACCAAGCGGATCGCACACGCCTTCCTCTTCTCCGGCACGCGCGGCGTGGGCAAGACCACGGTCGCGCGCATCCTGGCCAAGGCGCTCAACTGCGAGCGGGGCCCCACGGCCGCCCCCTGCGACGTCTGTCCCAACTGCCAGGAGATCGCGCAAGGCACCTCGGTGGACGTGATCGAGATCGACGGCGCCTCCAACACCGGCGTGGACGACGTGCGGGAGATCCGCGAGAACGTCAAGTTTACGCCGTTCCGCGGCCAGTACCGCGTCTACATCATCGACGAAGTCCACATGCTGTCCAACTCGGCCTTCAACGCCTTGTTGAAGACGCTGGAGGAGCCGCCCGCCCACGTCGTCTTCATCTTCGCGACCACCGAGATTCACAAGATTCCCGCGACCATCCTCTCGCGCTGCCAGCACTACAACTTCCGCCGCATCCCCCGGACCGAGATCATCCAGCGGCTGCGGCACGTGGCTGCGGAGGAAGGGCTCCAGGTCGAGGACCGCAGCCTCGCGGCGATCGCCCGGTCCAGCGAGGGCAGCATGCGGGACGCCCTCAGCCTGCTGGACCAGGCGGTGGCCTTCGGCGGGAAGGCGATCCGGCACGGCGACCTGGAGGTTCTGCTGGGGGCGGTGCCGCAGGAGCACGTGCGCGCCATGATCGCGGCCATCGTCGCCCAGGACAGTCCGGCGGCCGTGCGCGTGGTGGCGGAGCTGCTGGACCAGGGCCACGACCTCCGGGCCTATTGCGCGGACCTGGTCGAGCACGTCCGCAACCTGCTGGTGGCGGCCGTGGTGCCGGCCGGTGAGCAGGCCCAGGGGCTGCAAGGTTTGATTGACCTCCCGCCGGAGGAGATCCGGCAGATCGCCGCCGACGCTGGTTCATTCTCGCCGGAGCAGCTTCAGGAGCTGTTCCGGCTCTTTTCCCAGGCCGAGGACTCGCTCCGGTTGAGTTCGCAGCCGCGCTTCGTGCTGGAAGTCGCCGCCGTGCGGGCGACGCGGCTGCTGCGTCACGCCGGAACGGCCCCCTCCGCCTCGGCGATAACCGGGCCGGCCCGGCCTGCCGCATCTTCTCCCGCTGCCACTCCGCAGAAGCCGGGCGGGCCACCGGCAGCCCGGCAAGCTGCGCCAGCCTCGGCGCCGATGCAGGGCCAGCCTCAAGAGAAGGCCCGGGAGGTGCCGTTCGGGGCCAAGCCCGCCGGGACGACGAACCCTCCCGCTTCCAAGACGGAGTTTGTGGCGGGGACGAAACCGGCGCCCCATCCTGCCGCTGCGCCAAACCCCGCGCCAGCCCGGGCAGGGCTTGGAGAGGCGCCTCCCGCGGTGACTCGTCCGCCGGCCGCCGGGCCGCCCAAGGATTCCAAGCCGATCGTCAAAGCGCCAAGCCAAGCCGCGGTTCAGAAAGCGGAGCCGCCCGTCTCCCTCCAGTGGGAGCAGGTCGTGGAGCGGATGGAGCACCAGCATCCCAGCCTGGCTCCGTTCATGGCGCAGGGCACCTTCTTGCCCGTGCAGGGTTCGCAGGTCACCATCGGCTATCCCAGGACCGCCTCGGTGGCCTTCGCGCGGATGCAACGGGAGGATTCGCTCCGGACGGTGGCCGCGATCTGCTCGGAGCTGGCGGGCCGGCCCGTCCAGATCCGCGTCGTGGAGCTGACGGACGGACAGGCGGCCGGTCCCAGCCTGGCCCAGGCCCGCGCGGCGCGGGAGCGGGACCAGAAGCAGGCGTTGCTGGAGCGGACGAAATCCCATCCCCTCGTCAGGCAGGCGCTGAGCACGTTCGGCGGGGAGCTGGCCGACGTGCGGCACGTATCCTCACGCAAGGAGTCAACGGAATGA
- a CDS encoding YbaB/EbfC family nucleoid-associated protein has translation MTRNPFGNFGNIMKQAQALQEQMAKIQEQAAAKRVDGTAGGGMVTVTANGALEIVAVKIDPEVVKSGDADMLQDLVAAAANDALRKARDMMAEDMKAVTGGLRIPGLF, from the coding sequence ATGACCAGAAACCCGTTCGGCAATTTCGGCAACATCATGAAGCAGGCTCAGGCGCTGCAGGAGCAGATGGCCAAGATCCAGGAGCAGGCCGCCGCCAAGCGGGTGGACGGCACGGCCGGGGGCGGCATGGTCACGGTCACGGCCAACGGCGCGCTGGAGATCGTCGCGGTCAAGATCGATCCCGAGGTGGTCAAGTCCGGGGATGCCGACATGCTCCAGGACCTGGTCGCGGCCGCCGCCAACGACGCCCTGCGCAAGGCGCGCGACATGATGGCGGAGGACATGAAAGCCGTCACGGGCGGGCTGCGCATTCCCGGACTCTTCTAG
- the recR gene encoding recombination mediator RecR gives MSIENRGLLAQLVRELVRLPGIGQKTAQRLAFHLLKAEREEALRLAEAIRAVKDGLAFCRQCRNIAEGELCEFCLDPKRDQARILVVEEPSTLYAIERTGGYRGLYHVLLGALSPLDGVGPSDIKARELLDRLKGGEVQEVIVATNPTIEGEATAIYLTKQIKPYGVRVSRIAYGIPVGMDIEYADEVTLIKSIEGRRDL, from the coding sequence ATGAGTATTGAAAACCGGGGGCTGCTCGCCCAACTGGTTCGTGAGCTCGTACGGCTGCCCGGCATCGGGCAGAAGACCGCCCAGCGGCTGGCCTTTCATCTGTTGAAGGCCGAACGGGAAGAGGCTCTGCGTCTGGCCGAGGCGATCCGCGCCGTGAAGGACGGCCTGGCCTTCTGCCGGCAGTGCCGCAACATCGCTGAGGGAGAGCTCTGCGAGTTCTGCCTCGATCCCAAGCGCGATCAGGCCAGGATTCTGGTGGTCGAGGAGCCGAGCACGCTCTACGCCATCGAGCGGACCGGAGGGTATCGCGGCCTCTACCACGTGCTGCTCGGCGCCCTCTCGCCCCTCGACGGGGTGGGCCCCTCCGACATCAAGGCCCGGGAGCTGCTGGACCGGCTCAAAGGCGGGGAGGTCCAGGAGGTGATCGTCGCGACCAACCCGACGATCGAGGGCGAGGCGACGGCCATTTATTTGACGAAGCAGATCAAGCCGTACGGCGTGCGGGTGTCCCGCATCGCCTACGGCATTCCGGTCGGGATGGACATCGAGTATGCGGACGAGGTGACGCTCATCAAGTCGATCGAGGGCCGGCGGGATTTGTAA
- a CDS encoding TraR/DksA C4-type zinc finger protein — MPKSAAKAIKPKQPSKPAAKRAVRQAANGSDEYADIRRDLERQRADLLEEAGMALLNRSELEPFPDMTDQASAEVDQNFSLRLKEREQKLVKKIDEALERIASGTYGICERCGQTIPYKRLKARPVTTLCIECKTLQEQEEKVRQ; from the coding sequence ATGCCCAAGAGCGCGGCGAAAGCCATCAAACCCAAGCAACCGTCCAAGCCCGCCGCCAAACGCGCCGTCCGCCAGGCCGCGAACGGAAGCGACGAGTATGCGGACATCCGACGGGACCTCGAGCGGCAACGGGCCGATCTCCTGGAAGAGGCGGGGATGGCCCTGCTGAACCGGTCCGAGCTGGAGCCCTTTCCGGACATGACCGACCAGGCTTCGGCGGAAGTGGACCAGAACTTCTCGCTGCGGCTGAAGGAACGGGAGCAGAAGCTCGTGAAGAAGATTGACGAGGCGCTCGAGCGGATCGCGTCGGGAACCTACGGCATCTGCGAGCGCTGCGGACAGACGATCCCGTACAAGCGGCTCAAGGCCCGTCCCGTGACCACGTTGTGCATCGAGTGCAAGACCCTCCAGGAACAGGAAGAGAAGGTCCGCCAGTAG
- a CDS encoding tetratricopeptide repeat protein, translating to MNFRFRCILRFFLPPLTFGLLLAGCSDEVVRQGPPSASDLPLLKSAKLCDRKAAFLRARSGVPLERQTWGTGEEVRVPADRSESGAEESFFFDEDGLLVGVLFAFPGGRELGPYPVLQETLSALPVTVEFYLPVVPIPGKENSGLSVLYMTGDETTTTQYVVQGAEEGGRPGPRRFGPPGPGMPGGRQSFMDVHAATVLLASVATDPYANLLSPYRKEFLARVSRGEKAKGAPRTEVKGIEDKEPFPSRQQFARGETAQLGYCGDRNYAISVDAYGKAIASGFSDKVKLSEAYHKLGLAHKGQGQFDKARDAMQQSLTLTPNRPEVLNNLGDVYWSLGDKEKARSHFERAVTLLPNYPIARFNLAKVYETVNPKLAISEYETYMALVEGVPEERDRIALAKKRVAELSKR from the coding sequence ACCTTCCTCTGCTGAAATCCGCCAAGCTCTGTGACCGGAAGGCCGCTTTTCTTCGGGCCCGCTCCGGCGTACCCCTCGAGCGGCAAACCTGGGGAACCGGGGAGGAGGTTCGCGTTCCGGCCGACCGGAGCGAGTCCGGCGCCGAGGAGTCGTTCTTTTTCGACGAGGATGGGCTTTTGGTCGGCGTCCTCTTCGCCTTTCCCGGGGGCCGCGAGCTGGGGCCCTACCCGGTCCTCCAGGAAACCCTCTCGGCGCTTCCGGTGACCGTGGAGTTTTACCTGCCTGTCGTCCCCATCCCTGGGAAGGAAAATTCCGGTCTGAGCGTGCTGTACATGACCGGGGACGAAACGACGACGACGCAGTACGTGGTTCAAGGAGCGGAGGAGGGGGGGCGACCGGGACCGCGGCGATTCGGGCCGCCCGGTCCGGGCATGCCGGGGGGTAGGCAAAGCTTCATGGATGTCCACGCCGCTACCGTGCTCCTGGCATCCGTCGCGACCGACCCCTACGCCAACCTGCTCTCGCCCTACCGGAAGGAGTTCCTGGCTCGGGTCAGCCGCGGCGAAAAGGCCAAAGGCGCGCCTCGGACCGAGGTCAAAGGGATAGAGGACAAGGAGCCCTTTCCGTCACGGCAACAATTCGCCCGGGGCGAGACCGCCCAGTTGGGCTATTGCGGCGACCGGAACTACGCGATCTCGGTTGACGCGTATGGGAAGGCGATCGCCAGCGGGTTTTCGGACAAGGTGAAGCTTTCCGAGGCCTATCACAAGCTCGGGCTCGCGCACAAAGGGCAGGGACAGTTCGACAAGGCGCGGGACGCGATGCAACAGTCCCTCACGCTCACGCCCAACCGGCCGGAAGTCCTGAACAACCTGGGAGACGTGTATTGGTCGCTGGGCGACAAGGAGAAAGCGCGCTCCCACTTCGAACGGGCCGTCACGCTCCTGCCGAACTACCCGATCGCGCGGTTCAACCTGGCCAAGGTCTACGAAACGGTCAATCCCAAGCTCGCGATCTCGGAATACGAGACCTACATGGCGCTGGTGGAGGGGGTGCCTGAGGAGAGAGACCGGATTGCGCTGGCCAAGAAGCGGGTGGCGGAACTCTCGAAACGCTGA